In Bacteroidota bacterium, a single genomic region encodes these proteins:
- a CDS encoding restriction endonuclease, with product MKLNLNTNLSKGYSNNSQIARILTENWVKENSYCPCCGNDSLKGFENNRPVADFYCNDCTEEFELKSKCGDLTNTINDGAYSKMIERINSNKNPNFLFLTYTKNWSVNNFLIIPKQFFTAEIIIKRKPLASTAKRAGWQGCNINISNVAEAGKVFIVKDSQLIERNKVEIAFKRTLFLRDKSDESKGWILDVLMCIDAIKSQSFKLDDVYKFEGKLKLKYPNNNFIKDKIRQQLQVLRDKGIIEFCGNGNYKKLAHGNF from the coding sequence ATGAAACTAAATCTTAATACGAATCTTTCCAAAGGATATTCTAATAATTCGCAGATTGCAAGAATTTTAACAGAGAATTGGGTTAAGGAAAACTCGTATTGTCCCTGTTGCGGAAATGATTCATTAAAGGGATTTGAAAATAATAGACCTGTGGCAGATTTCTATTGCAATGATTGTACTGAGGAGTTTGAACTTAAAAGTAAATGTGGTGACTTAACAAATACAATTAACGATGGAGCTTACTCAAAAATGATTGAAAGAATAAATTCAAATAAGAACCCCAACTTTCTCTTTTTGACATACACAAAAAATTGGTCTGTTAATAATTTTTTAATTATTCCTAAGCAATTCTTTACAGCTGAAATTATAATTAAGAGAAAGCCACTAGCAAGTACAGCAAAAAGGGCGGGTTGGCAGGGGTGTAATATTAATATCTCAAATGTAGCAGAGGCAGGAAAGGTGTTTATTGTTAAGGATTCACAGCTAATAGAAAGAAACAAAGTTGAAATTGCCTTTAAACGGACGTTATTTTTAAGAGATAAATCAGACGAATCCAAGGGTTGGATTCTTGATGTTTTGATGTGTATTGATGCAATTAAAAGTCAGAGCTTTAAACTTGATGATGTTTATAAATTTGAGGGGAAATTAAAACTCAAGTATCCGAATAATAATTTCATTAAAGATAAAATCAGGCAACAACTTCAAGTCTTAAGAGACAAGGGAATTATAGAATTTTGTGGCAATGGTAACTATAAAAAATTAGCTCATGGAAATTTTTAA
- the dinB gene encoding DNA polymerase IV — translation MQSKSIDSPSLRWRGLGEEDHRTVVHMDLDSFFVSVSRLMHPELIGKPVLVGGSSDRGVVAACSYEARAFGIHSAMPMKLARRLCPDALVVRGDYEEYSKRSDEVTQIIKEKAPLFERASIDEFYMDFTGMDKFFGCYQYATELRQRIMRETGLPISFGMSANKTVSKVATDEAKPNNQMKIDFGLEKNFLAPLSIKKIPMVGEKTYALLRSMGVEKVHTVQQMPIELLQNVLGENGGLIWRKANGIDNTPVEPYNERKSISCEETFDKDSIDVSMLKALLVKMVEKTAFQLRSENKLTGCVSVKIRYTNFDTHTMQCRIPHTSSDHVLIARVKELFDKLYSRRMLIRLIGVRFSHLVGGGYQINLFEDSAHIINLYQAMDKMRILFGAKAIQRAVGVTSSLRTFNPFNGISSSPEKSGKLSEKEYCYQVVIYPPKHLSDEIMQEKKHFAQQYKFPRAEKGNPQLVLASFYQDESVEDALVQALDEVCLQQPPFEIQLNNYNFFPQHSVYIDVLHPFSLVDFVKVLKKKLALPPSMATFCFHPHLLIAEQLTQQLFQKASAEYEKKEFRNSFILQKMVLLRRKDEFDSPLEIREFEFSSVVLGRRGVGVM, via the coding sequence ATGCAAAGCAAGAGTATAGATAGCCCATCGCTCCGCTGGCGGGGCTTGGGCGAAGAGGATCACCGAACAGTTGTGCACATGGACCTCGATAGCTTTTTTGTTTCCGTTTCCCGACTCATGCATCCCGAACTTATCGGAAAGCCGGTGCTGGTAGGGGGAAGCAGCGATAGGGGAGTAGTAGCAGCCTGCAGTTACGAGGCGCGTGCCTTTGGAATTCATTCGGCCATGCCCATGAAACTCGCCCGGCGCTTGTGTCCCGATGCACTGGTGGTGCGCGGTGATTACGAAGAGTACAGCAAGCGCTCCGATGAGGTAACACAAATAATAAAAGAAAAAGCACCGCTCTTTGAACGAGCTTCCATCGATGAGTTTTACATGGATTTTACCGGCATGGATAAATTTTTTGGCTGCTATCAATATGCTACCGAGCTGCGCCAGCGCATCATGCGCGAAACCGGTTTGCCTATTTCATTTGGCATGAGCGCCAATAAAACGGTGAGCAAAGTAGCTACCGACGAAGCCAAGCCCAACAACCAAATGAAAATTGATTTTGGCTTGGAGAAAAATTTTCTGGCTCCGCTTTCCATTAAAAAAATTCCCATGGTAGGTGAAAAAACCTATGCCTTGTTGCGCAGCATGGGTGTTGAAAAAGTGCATACCGTGCAGCAAATGCCCATCGAACTGTTGCAAAATGTATTGGGCGAAAACGGAGGCCTCATCTGGCGCAAAGCAAACGGCATCGACAATACGCCTGTAGAGCCTTATAACGAACGCAAAAGCATTTCCTGTGAAGAAACGTTTGATAAAGACTCCATTGATGTGAGCATGCTCAAAGCCTTGCTGGTAAAGATGGTGGAGAAAACCGCTTTTCAACTGCGCAGCGAAAATAAACTTACAGGCTGTGTGAGTGTAAAAATCCGCTATACCAATTTTGATACACACACCATGCAGTGCCGCATTCCGCATACTTCCAGCGATCATGTACTCATTGCACGGGTAAAGGAATTGTTTGATAAACTCTACAGCCGCCGCATGCTCATTCGCTTAATTGGCGTGCGTTTTAGCCATTTGGTAGGCGGAGGCTATCAAATTAATTTGTTTGAAGACAGTGCACACATCATCAACTTGTATCAGGCCATGGACAAAATGCGCATCTTATTTGGAGCAAAGGCCATACAGCGTGCAGTGGGCGTTACCAGTTCCTTGCGCACTTTTAATCCCTTTAACGGAATTTCATCCTCACCCGAAAAAAGCGGAAAATTAAGCGAGAAGGAATACTGCTATCAGGTAGTGATTTATCCCCCTAAACACCTCAGTGACGAAATCATGCAGGAGAAAAAACACTTTGCACAACAGTATAAATTTCCACGCGCCGAAAAAGGGAATCCACAACTGGTGCTGGCTTCTTTTTATCAGGATGAAAGCGTGGAAGATGCACTGGTGCAGGCATTGGATGAAGTGTGCTTGCAACAACCTCCATTTGAAATACAGCTGAATAACTACAATTTTTTTCCGCAGCACAGTGTATATATAGATGTGCTGCATCCTTTTTCGCTGGTGGATTTTGTGAAAGTGTTGAAGAAAAAACTGGCGCTTCCGCCGAGTATGGCTACGTTTTGTTTTCACCCGCACTTGCTTATCGCAGAACAACTAACCCAACAATTGTTTCAAAAGGCAAGTGCTGAATACGAAAAAAAGGAATTCCGAAATTCCTTCATCCTGCAAAAAATGGTCCTGCTCCGCCGCAAAGATGAATTTGATTCTCCATTGGAGATTAGGGAGTTTGAGTTTAGTTCGGTGGTGCTGGGGAGGAGGGGGGTGGGGGTTATGTAA
- a CDS encoding helix-turn-helix domain-containing protein translates to MHFSNNIKLLRQRRQRTQDVVAGELGMSRSTFNSYENGLITNPTVEALIGFSSYFKLSIDTLVKVDLSKLSESKLRELELGHDDFIKGAKLRVLATTVDSKNRDNIELVPVKAKAGYTAGYNDPEFISSLPTFQLPFLAPDRKYRTFQISGDSMLPIPDKSYVTAEFVDNWMNVKDGNAYIILTQDDGVVFKVVFNQLRSKKKFLLKSLNTTYEPYELPLSEVREIWKFINYISHELPQPDGNKDELLNTVNLLQKEMSKITSQLKKGSVLK, encoded by the coding sequence ATGCATTTCAGCAACAACATTAAGCTTCTTCGTCAGCGCAGGCAGCGCACGCAAGATGTGGTGGCAGGTGAACTCGGGATGAGTCGCTCCACCTTTAACAGTTATGAAAATGGGTTAATTACCAACCCTACGGTAGAAGCATTAATTGGTTTTTCGAGCTATTTTAAATTATCGATTGACACCTTAGTAAAAGTAGATTTAAGCAAACTCTCCGAAAGTAAATTGCGGGAACTAGAACTGGGGCACGATGATTTTATTAAAGGTGCCAAGCTGCGGGTACTAGCAACTACGGTAGACAGCAAAAACCGCGATAACATAGAGCTGGTGCCGGTAAAGGCAAAGGCCGGTTACACAGCAGGCTATAACGATCCGGAATTTATTAGTTCCTTACCTACCTTTCAATTGCCCTTTTTGGCTCCCGATCGCAAGTACCGCACTTTTCAAATCAGTGGCGACAGTATGTTACCCATTCCCGACAAGAGTTATGTAACGGCCGAATTTGTGGATAATTGGATGAACGTGAAAGATGGAAATGCATACATCATCCTCACACAGGACGATGGCGTGGTATTTAAAGTGGTGTTTAACCAACTGCGCAGCAAAAAGAAATTTTTACTCAAATCGCTAAATACAACTTACGAACCTTACGAATTGCCTTTAAGCGAAGTGCGCGAAATCTGGAAATTCATCAATTACATCAGCCACGAGCTACCACAACCCGATGGCAATAAAGATGAATTGCTGAATACCGTTAATCTACTGCAAAAGGAAATGTCGAAAATTACGAGTCAGTTGAAAAAAGGCAGTGTACTAAAGTAA
- the odhB gene encoding 2-oxoglutarate dehydrogenase complex dihydrolipoyllysine-residue succinyltransferase, with the protein MTIDIKVPSPGESITEVVIARWLKKDGDVVRKDEELCEIDSDKATLTVNAEDAGAIKILAKEGDTVKVGAAICTIDTSVASPAAVKETAPTKVKEAESKPAPVVVADAKKSDSYAKDTPSPAAKKLMDEKSLQANQVNASGKDGRITKADVLNALAKGFTVTAPPAPVSNPAAVMTGSRDVDRQKMSPLRKKLAQRLVAVKNETAMLTTFNEVDMSGIMSLRAKYKDKFKESFGVNLGFMSFFTKAVTEALQQFPAVNAQIDGEEIVYHKYADIGIAVSAPKGLVVPVLRNAELMSLAQIETEIKNLALKARDNKITLEDMSGGTFTITNGGVFGSMMSTPIINPPQSAILGMHNVVERPIAVNGQVVIRPMMYVALSYDHRIIDGRESVGFLVKVKEMLENPVKMLFSGKEPQEILLGL; encoded by the coding sequence ATGACAATAGATATTAAAGTACCAAGTCCGGGAGAATCCATTACAGAAGTGGTAATAGCACGTTGGTTGAAAAAGGATGGAGATGTGGTGCGTAAGGATGAAGAGCTGTGTGAAATTGATAGTGACAAGGCTACACTTACCGTAAATGCAGAGGATGCCGGTGCTATTAAAATATTGGCCAAGGAAGGTGATACAGTAAAAGTAGGTGCTGCAATTTGTACCATCGATACCAGTGTGGCTTCACCTGCCGCAGTTAAGGAAACCGCTCCGACTAAAGTAAAGGAAGCTGAATCTAAGCCGGCACCTGTTGTTGTGGCGGATGCTAAGAAGTCGGATTCTTATGCGAAGGACACACCATCGCCCGCTGCTAAAAAATTAATGGATGAAAAATCCTTGCAAGCCAATCAGGTAAATGCTTCCGGAAAAGATGGAAGAATAACCAAAGCGGATGTACTGAATGCCTTAGCAAAAGGATTTACGGTTACTGCGCCCCCAGCACCTGTTTCGAACCCTGCTGCGGTGATGACCGGTAGCCGGGATGTGGATAGACAAAAAATGAGCCCCTTGCGAAAAAAATTAGCGCAACGCTTAGTAGCAGTGAAAAATGAAACAGCCATGCTCACTACTTTTAACGAGGTAGACATGAGTGGAATTATGAGCTTGCGCGCCAAATACAAGGATAAATTCAAAGAAAGTTTCGGGGTGAATTTGGGCTTCATGTCCTTTTTTACAAAAGCGGTTACAGAAGCATTGCAACAGTTTCCGGCAGTAAATGCGCAAATTGATGGAGAAGAAATTGTGTATCACAAATATGCCGATATTGGAATAGCAGTGAGTGCACCAAAGGGTTTGGTTGTACCTGTGTTGCGAAATGCTGAACTGATGAGCTTGGCACAAATTGAAACAGAAATAAAAAATCTGGCGCTTAAAGCCCGCGACAATAAAATAACTCTAGAAGATATGAGTGGCGGAACATTCACCATTACCAATGGAGGAGTGTTTGGAAGCATGATGAGTACACCCATAATTAATCCGCCGCAGAGCGCAATTTTAGGGATGCACAATGTGGTAGAGCGACCAATAGCGGTAAACGGACAAGTTGTGATTCGCCCTATGATGTATGTGGCATTAAGTTATGATCACCGAATTATCGACGGTCGCGAATCGGTTGGTTTTTTGGTTAAAGTAAAAGAGATGCTCGAGAATCCTGTTAAAATGCTCTTCTCAGGAAAGGAACCGCAAGAAATATTATTGGGTTTATAA
- a CDS encoding 2-oxoglutarate dehydrogenase E1 component, translated as MDTMTYLGNAEIASLEDMYQQYRSNPDSVDFGWKKFFEGFEFSKASFEKTTVNTTIPTEFQTEFKVINLINGYRSRGHLFTKTNPVRERRPYLPTLAIENFGLAKEDLETVFQAGTQIGIGAAKLKDIIAHLEQTYCESIGVEYMYIRNAEIVSWLQSKMEGTKNTPHFSVEEKKSILDKLNEATVFENFLNTKFVGQKRFSIEGGETAIPSLDTIIETGAELGIDHFVVGMSHRGRLNVLANILRKPYQDIFAEFGGLGSDDSHFDGDVKYHQGYSGNTLTQSGKYVHLSLTPNPSHLEAVDPVVEGIARAKIDNLHKGDNNKVAPILIHGDAAIAGQGIVYEVIQMSQLDGYKTGGTIHLVVNNQVGFTTNYIDGRSSIYCTDVAKVVLSPVFHVNGDDVEALVFTSKMAMEFRQKFHKDVFIDVLCYRKYGHNEGDEPRFTQPVLYKLIADHPNPREIYYEKLKSQGHVNDAYLKEIEDKFKAHLQEKLEEGKQAQKAKITSFLEGSWVGKRMAKAEDFYASPDTAVGKELFLELAKKITTLPQGKKWFTKTVKLFKDREAMIANNNYDWGMAELLAYATLLNSGNQVRFSGQDVERGTFSHRHAVIKIEDSEEEYIPLEHLHEKQGVFNIYNSHLSEYGVLGFEFGYSMATPDTLTIWEAQFGDFFNGAQIMIDQFITCSENKWRKMTGLVMLLPHGYEGMGPEHSSGRMERFLQMCADNNIQVANCSTPANMFHILRRQLVREFRKPLVVFTPKKLLRYPTCVSPMEDFTNGGFKEVIDDTTANADTVTKLVFCTGKLFYDLIERKEKDKNNTVAIVRIEQLYPLPLLQLNEIIEKYKNAKTYIWAQEEPENMGAWSFLLRVFREVPLQVISRMESASPATGFSKSHETQQKAIVDSVFAAA; from the coding sequence ATGGATACCATGACCTATTTGGGTAATGCCGAAATTGCTTCGCTGGAAGATATGTATCAGCAATACAGAAGCAATCCTGATTCGGTAGATTTTGGATGGAAAAAATTCTTTGAAGGATTTGAGTTTTCAAAAGCCAGTTTTGAAAAAACTACCGTAAATACAACCATTCCAACTGAATTTCAAACCGAGTTTAAAGTAATAAATTTAATCAATGGATATCGTTCCCGAGGACATTTGTTTACCAAAACAAATCCAGTGCGTGAACGCAGGCCTTATTTGCCAACACTTGCCATCGAAAATTTTGGATTAGCTAAGGAAGATTTGGAAACAGTGTTTCAAGCAGGAACACAAATTGGTATTGGGGCTGCAAAATTAAAAGACATCATTGCGCATTTGGAGCAAACCTACTGCGAATCTATTGGTGTGGAGTACATGTACATTCGCAATGCCGAAATCGTTTCGTGGTTGCAAAGTAAAATGGAGGGCACCAAAAATACCCCCCATTTTAGTGTCGAAGAAAAAAAATCAATCCTTGATAAACTCAATGAAGCAACGGTATTCGAAAATTTTTTGAATACAAAATTTGTGGGCCAAAAACGGTTTTCAATCGAAGGGGGTGAAACGGCTATTCCTTCGCTGGATACGATAATTGAGACAGGCGCTGAATTAGGTATTGATCACTTTGTGGTGGGAATGAGTCACCGCGGAAGATTAAATGTATTGGCCAATATTTTGCGCAAACCCTATCAGGATATTTTTGCAGAGTTTGGTGGTTTGGGTAGTGATGATAGCCATTTCGATGGTGATGTAAAATACCATCAAGGCTACAGTGGAAACACCTTAACGCAAAGTGGCAAATATGTGCACCTAAGTTTAACTCCCAATCCTTCGCACTTAGAAGCGGTGGATCCTGTGGTGGAAGGCATTGCCCGCGCTAAAATCGATAATTTGCACAAAGGCGATAACAACAAAGTAGCGCCCATATTAATTCATGGAGATGCTGCTATTGCCGGACAAGGAATAGTTTACGAGGTGATTCAAATGAGTCAGTTGGATGGCTATAAAACAGGTGGTACCATACATTTGGTGGTAAACAATCAAGTTGGTTTTACAACTAATTATATTGATGGCCGCTCCAGTATTTATTGCACGGATGTTGCCAAAGTAGTGCTTTCGCCTGTGTTTCATGTGAATGGCGACGATGTGGAAGCATTGGTGTTTACCTCTAAAATGGCCATGGAGTTTCGTCAAAAATTTCATAAGGATGTTTTTATTGATGTGCTGTGTTACCGCAAATACGGACATAACGAAGGTGATGAACCACGATTTACACAGCCTGTATTGTATAAATTAATTGCCGATCATCCCAATCCACGGGAGATATATTACGAGAAATTAAAATCACAAGGTCATGTGAATGATGCTTATTTGAAAGAAATTGAAGATAAATTTAAAGCGCATTTGCAAGAGAAACTGGAAGAAGGGAAGCAAGCACAAAAGGCAAAAATCACCTCTTTTTTAGAAGGCTCCTGGGTAGGTAAGCGCATGGCTAAAGCCGAAGATTTTTATGCATCGCCGGATACTGCTGTGGGCAAGGAATTGTTTTTAGAACTGGCAAAAAAAATAACCACACTTCCGCAAGGTAAAAAATGGTTTACCAAAACGGTAAAATTGTTTAAAGACCGGGAAGCAATGATTGCCAATAATAATTACGATTGGGGCATGGCAGAGTTGTTGGCTTATGCTACACTTTTAAATTCCGGAAATCAAGTGCGTTTTAGTGGCCAGGATGTGGAACGTGGAACATTTAGTCACCGACATGCTGTTATAAAAATTGAAGATTCAGAAGAAGAATACATTCCATTAGAACACTTGCACGAAAAGCAGGGAGTATTTAATATTTACAATTCTCACTTATCTGAATATGGTGTCTTAGGATTTGAATTTGGATATAGCATGGCTACGCCTGATACCCTCACCATTTGGGAAGCACAGTTTGGTGATTTCTTTAATGGAGCGCAAATCATGATTGACCAATTTATTACTTGTTCCGAAAATAAATGGCGCAAGATGACGGGCTTAGTAATGTTGCTTCCGCACGGATACGAAGGTATGGGTCCGGAACATTCGAGTGGTCGAATGGAACGCTTTTTACAAATGTGTGCGGATAACAATATTCAGGTTGCGAATTGCAGCACGCCTGCCAATATGTTTCACATCCTGCGTAGACAGCTAGTGCGCGAGTTCCGCAAACCATTGGTTGTATTCACACCGAAAAAATTATTGCGCTATCCCACTTGTGTATCTCCGATGGAAGATTTTACCAACGGAGGATTCAAAGAAGTGATTGACGATACAACGGCCAATGCCGACACGGTTACCAAACTTGTTTTTTGTACCGGAAAATTATTTTACGATTTAATAGAGCGCAAGGAAAAGGATAAAAACAACACAGTGGCAATTGTGCGCATCGAGCAATTATATCCCTTGCCATTGTTGCAACTCAATGAAATTATTGAGAAGTATAAAAATGCAAAAACCTACATCTGGGCGCAGGAAGAGCCCGAAAACATGGGTGCCTGGAGTTTTTTACTGCGCGTGTTCAGAGAAGTTCCGCTGCAAGTAATTTCACGAATGGAGAGTGCATCCCCGGCAACGGGTTTTAGCAAATCGCATGAAACACAGCAGAAAGCAATCGTGGACAGTGTTTTTGCAGCAGCATAA
- a CDS encoding DUF2029 domain-containing protein has translation MQQTPNQANKVQERLNSSKLAKWLSKPTYIAILLLLITLGITAQSFLKHQKTFDDSGLKYQHYNNYVIFKQSFFHLLEQKDLYQLFPEEHWDLYKYSPSFAVLMAPMSLLPDGIGLFIWNSLNVLVLFFALWKLPGQTSKTRLYMLGFILLELITSTQNSQSNALIAGLLIFALIFLERNQVSLAALFIVLTVFIKLFGLVAFALFLLYPNKLKSALYTLGWTVLLAALPLAFVPFDYLVFLYKSWLNLLQTDHGISTGISVAGWLSTWFGVEAKTGVVLLGVLLFCLPLLNYKAFKELHFKLLFLSSILIWVIIFNHRAESATYVIAVSGVAIWFFSQKQKPENVVLVLLAFVFTVLSPTDLFPKYIRVNYVVPYVLKAVPCILIWAKIIFDLLLIKPTSSPELK, from the coding sequence ATGCAACAAACTCCAAATCAAGCTAACAAGGTGCAAGAACGGCTCAACTCTTCTAAATTAGCTAAATGGCTATCAAAACCCACCTACATCGCAATTTTATTGCTGCTTATAACGCTTGGCATTACCGCACAAAGCTTTTTAAAACATCAAAAAACTTTTGACGATAGTGGTTTAAAATATCAGCATTACAACAATTATGTAATTTTTAAACAATCGTTTTTCCATCTGCTCGAGCAAAAAGATTTATATCAACTCTTTCCGGAGGAACATTGGGATTTGTATAAATACAGTCCGAGTTTTGCAGTTTTAATGGCTCCTATGTCGCTTTTACCCGATGGTATTGGACTTTTTATTTGGAACAGTTTAAATGTATTGGTATTGTTTTTTGCATTATGGAAACTTCCCGGCCAAACCAGCAAAACAAGGCTTTACATGTTGGGATTTATTTTACTTGAACTGATTACCTCCACACAAAACTCCCAGAGTAACGCACTCATAGCAGGATTACTCATTTTTGCATTGATATTTTTAGAACGCAATCAAGTTTCATTGGCTGCGCTTTTTATTGTTTTAACGGTTTTTATTAAACTGTTTGGATTGGTAGCCTTTGCACTTTTTTTATTGTATCCGAATAAATTAAAATCGGCGCTTTATACACTGGGCTGGACAGTCTTATTGGCCGCACTTCCCTTAGCTTTCGTACCCTTCGATTATTTAGTTTTTCTCTACAAAAGTTGGCTCAATTTATTGCAAACCGATCATGGAATTTCAACCGGTATTTCGGTAGCGGGATGGTTAAGTACCTGGTTTGGGGTGGAGGCAAAAACCGGAGTAGTTTTACTTGGTGTGCTTTTATTTTGCTTGCCCTTATTGAATTACAAAGCTTTTAAGGAATTGCATTTTAAACTGTTATTTCTTTCCTCGATTTTAATTTGGGTAATTATTTTCAATCACCGCGCCGAATCTGCCACCTATGTGATCGCTGTTTCCGGTGTTGCCATTTGGTTTTTCTCACAAAAACAAAAACCCGAAAATGTGGTGCTGGTGCTACTGGCATTTGTATTCACAGTGCTTTCCCCAACCGATTTATTTCCAAAATACATTCGGGTAAATTACGTAGTGCCGTATGTGCTAAAAGCAGTTCCCTGCATTTTAATTTGGGCAAAAATAATTTTTGACCTGCTATTGATTAAGCCAACTTCATCTCCAGAATTAAAATAA
- a CDS encoding PA0069 family radical SAM protein has translation MSNNHNSKDYLKGRGAQLNTANRFLKQSLVTEHIEGLDEELLSNSKTEVFIETPRKVVNKMNSPDVGMMNSLNPYQGCEHGCIYCYARNSHQYYGFSAGLDFERKIIVKPDAPNLLRKHFDRKNYSPESIVFSGNTDCYQPLERKYKITRSLLEVMLEYKNPVGIITKNSLILRDVDVLRELAKLNLVQVMVSITSLREELRLMLEPRTATAKNRLRVIEELAKNNIPVGVMTAPIIPGLNSDEIPEIIKAVAERGGQTAGYTIVRLNGEIATLFQDWLFKNMPDAADKIWNHIKACHGGQVNDSRFGTRMKGEGKVAESIRQLFYMAKKKYMANCHFPEYDFTQFKRPEKHGQLNLF, from the coding sequence ATGTCAAATAACCACAATTCAAAAGACTATTTAAAAGGCAGAGGTGCACAGCTAAATACAGCCAACCGCTTTTTAAAACAAAGTTTGGTTACCGAACATATAGAAGGCCTGGATGAAGAACTGCTGAGCAATTCCAAAACTGAAGTGTTTATTGAAACACCGCGCAAGGTGGTAAACAAAATGAACAGCCCCGATGTAGGCATGATGAACAGTTTAAATCCCTACCAAGGTTGCGAGCACGGCTGTATTTACTGCTATGCCCGCAATTCGCACCAATACTACGGCTTCAGCGCCGGCCTCGATTTCGAACGCAAAATAATTGTCAAACCCGATGCCCCTAATTTGTTGCGCAAGCATTTTGATCGAAAAAATTATAGCCCGGAATCCATAGTGTTTTCAGGTAATACCGATTGTTATCAACCCCTCGAACGCAAGTACAAAATTACCCGCAGTTTGCTCGAAGTAATGCTGGAGTATAAAAATCCGGTAGGTATCATCACCAAAAATTCCCTGATTTTGCGCGATGTAGATGTACTGCGCGAATTGGCCAAACTCAATTTGGTGCAGGTTATGGTTTCGATTACTTCCCTGCGCGAAGAGTTGCGCCTCATGCTGGAACCCCGCACCGCTACCGCCAAAAATCGTTTGCGCGTCATTGAAGAATTGGCTAAAAATAATATTCCCGTAGGAGTGATGACAGCCCCTATCATTCCCGGATTAAACAGCGATGAAATTCCCGAAATTATTAAAGCTGTGGCTGAACGCGGAGGCCAAACTGCCGGCTATACGATAGTACGCCTCAACGGAGAAATTGCCACGCTGTTTCAAGATTGGCTTTTTAAAAATATGCCCGATGCAGCCGATAAAATTTGGAACCATATTAAAGCCTGCCACGGCGGACAAGTAAACGATTCGCGCTTTGGCACCCGCATGAAAGGCGAGGGAAAAGTAGCCGAAAGCATTCGTCAGTTGTTTTACATGGCCAAGAAAAAATACATGGCGAATTGCCATTTTCCCGAATACGATTTTACCCAGTTTAAAAGACCCGAAAAACACGGACAATTGAATTTGTTTTAA
- a CDS encoding protein dpnD, with protein MEIFKIEVKEVLSRIIEIEANSAEQALSKVIELYGIEEIVLGAEDSNGTEFFEVEE; from the coding sequence ATGGAAATTTTTAAAATAGAAGTAAAGGAGGTGCTTTCAAGAATTATTGAAATAGAGGCTAATTCTGCCGAGCAGGCTTTATCAAAAGTCATTGAGTTATATGGAATAGAAGAAATTGTTTTGGGTGCAGAGGATTCAAATGGAACTGAATTTTTCGAAGTTGAAGAATAA